The genomic region GGGCGGCCGTTCCGCGGACGTGGTGGTGAACGGCTCCACCGCGGAGACGGTCCCGTTCGCGGCCACGGGCGCGTGGGGGAGCTGGGCCACCGAGACGGTCACGGCACGGGTGAACGCCGGCGGCACCACGGTCCGGATCGTCGCCACCGGCTCCGACGGCCTGCCCAACATCGACTACCTGGAGGTCTCACCCGGTCAGGCCTGAGGGCCGGAACCGTCGGCCCGTCCCTGTGCCGCCGTGTCCGGGGCGGCGGCCAGGGGGCCGGTGGAAGCGGGGCCGGTGGACGCGCGCACGACCAGGCGGGGGGCGAGGACTTCGTGCCGGTCCCCGGTACGGCCGCCCATCCGCTCCAGGAGCAGGCGGACGGCGAGCCGGCCCATCACCAGCCGGGGCTGGTCCACGCTGGTCAGGCGGGGGCGCACGGTCTCGGCGAGGGCGGTGTTGTCGTAGCCGACCACGGACAGGCCCTCCGGGACGGGCACGCGGGAGGCGTGCGCCTGGTCCAGCAGGGCCAGGGCGGCCAGATCGTTGACGGCGAGCACCGCGCTGGGCCGGGCCGACTCCAGCAGCTCCGCCGCCGCCCGGGCGCGCTGGTGCGGGTCGTCGCCGATCGGGCGGACCACGGCGCGCCCGCCCAGGCCGAGTTCGCGCATGGTGGCGCGGTAGCCCTCACCACGTGCGCGTGAGGCGGGGCGTCCGGTCCCGGACAGGTGGGCGATCCGCTCGTGGCCCAGCTCCGCCAGGTGCAGGACGGCGGCCCGGGCGCCGGCCTCGTCGTCGTTGGCGACGGTGTCCACCCCGGGGGAGAAGGCGGTGGGGCGCCCCACCATCACCACGGGGGCGCGCCGCGCGGCCTCGGTCAGCGCGTCCGGCTCCAGCCAGGAGCTGATCACCACCACACCGTCCACGTTGAGCTGGAGCAGGGACTCCAGCTGCCGCCCCAGCCGGTGCCGGTCCCGCTGCCCGTGGGCGAGCAGCACGGTGAAGCCCTCGGCATCGGCGGACTCCTCGACTCCCGCCACGACCTCCGTGTGGTAGGGGTTGGCCAGGTCGGTGAGCAGGACCCCCAGGATCATGGTGCGCCCCTGCACCAGGCTGCGGGCCAGCGTGTTGGAGCGGTAGCCCAGGCGCTCGGCGGCCGTCAGGATGCGCTCGCGCGCCGCCTCGCCGACCCTGTCGTCGCCGCGCAGAGCCAGGGACACCAGGGACTTGGACACCCCCGCCTCCGCCGCGACGTCCACGATCGTGGGCCGCCTGTCCCGCCGCCCGGTCCCGGATCCGTCCGTCCGTCGTGTGCTCACCCCGTCATTGTGCCGTGTCCGCGAGGCCTCTCCGGGACACCGGCCCCGGGTTTTGGAACGTTCCAAGCTCGTTCGCCCGCGAGTCACCTCGCTTTCCCCCCGCGTCCGGCGCCCGTGCCTAGCGTCGACACCGAGGACACCGACCGCCGCCTACG from Nocardiopsis aegyptia harbors:
- a CDS encoding LacI family DNA-binding transcriptional regulator, giving the protein MSTRRTDGSGTGRRDRRPTIVDVAAEAGVSKSLVSLALRGDDRVGEAARERILTAAERLGYRSNTLARSLVQGRTMILGVLLTDLANPYHTEVVAGVEESADAEGFTVLLAHGQRDRHRLGRQLESLLQLNVDGVVVISSWLEPDALTEAARRAPVVMVGRPTAFSPGVDTVANDDEAGARAAVLHLAELGHERIAHLSGTGRPASRARGEGYRATMRELGLGGRAVVRPIGDDPHQRARAAAELLESARPSAVLAVNDLAALALLDQAHASRVPVPEGLSVVGYDNTALAETVRPRLTSVDQPRLVMGRLAVRLLLERMGGRTGDRHEVLAPRLVVRASTGPASTGPLAAAPDTAAQGRADGSGPQA